The following proteins come from a genomic window of Corallococcus sp. NCRR:
- a CDS encoding caspase family protein, with product MKKLEVLLGAALLMAAPEAFADTVRRALVIAHNGSDDPALAPLRYADDDGVLWAETLKRLGVETTLLVDPDEPTRKSGSLVLKSAQAPTRAAVEQAVKRLQAATLADRAAGRQTDVLIIYVGHGNTDDAGRAYFTLADARLDRSSLYSEVVDPLGADYVHVIADACRASGVVGSRGGTPDAAVLAELRGVLAREQLASRPHVGALFAESEDGETHEWSRIRAGVFSHVARSGLLGGADINGDGQVEYSELAAFVAASLHGVKGMPARLSVNAFAPTAEPRRPLVGPAPAGPRVTFPAGFEYARISVEDADGQRLVDVRRSKEQWTQILLPLRDVYWVRTPDAEARVTLAQLSSGTPELRPRELQERGPAEEALRRGLFAVPLDRSFYDEYVAAVGLVPVDFTNPFQPSVIGGARSPLAVAAPSDWTSRLELGLGAGRSPLGLARFSAGPSLSWRTPSSMDLLYYGARGAYGVTPLAARDGIRLHRFTVEGLVGLERPANTPLFAEVGLGWGLLGLTAPGFRQADPAMLTGHVAAGVTGRFAGMPLRLSAQVGLDRVTANGQTVMDGQYGLEISLRR from the coding sequence ATGAAGAAGCTGGAAGTCCTCCTGGGGGCGGCGCTGCTGATGGCGGCGCCGGAGGCATTCGCGGACACCGTGCGGCGCGCGCTCGTCATTGCCCACAACGGCAGCGACGATCCCGCGCTCGCGCCGCTTCGCTACGCGGACGACGACGGCGTGCTGTGGGCGGAGACGCTCAAGCGGCTGGGCGTGGAGACCACGCTGCTCGTCGACCCGGACGAGCCCACGCGCAAGAGCGGCAGCCTGGTGCTGAAGTCCGCGCAGGCCCCCACGCGCGCCGCGGTGGAGCAGGCCGTGAAGCGGCTGCAGGCGGCGACGCTCGCGGACCGCGCGGCGGGACGCCAGACGGACGTGCTCATCATCTACGTGGGCCACGGCAACACGGACGACGCGGGCCGCGCCTACTTCACGCTCGCCGACGCGCGCCTGGACCGCAGCAGTCTCTACTCGGAGGTCGTGGACCCGCTGGGCGCGGACTACGTGCACGTCATCGCGGACGCGTGCCGCGCCTCCGGCGTGGTGGGCAGCCGCGGCGGGACGCCGGACGCGGCGGTGCTGGCGGAGCTGCGCGGGGTGCTCGCGCGCGAGCAACTGGCGTCGCGCCCCCACGTGGGCGCCCTCTTCGCGGAGAGCGAGGACGGCGAGACGCACGAGTGGTCCCGCATCCGCGCGGGCGTCTTCAGCCACGTGGCCCGCTCCGGCCTCCTGGGCGGCGCGGACATCAACGGCGATGGCCAGGTGGAGTACAGCGAGTTGGCGGCGTTCGTGGCCGCCTCGCTGCACGGCGTGAAGGGCATGCCCGCGCGCTTGTCCGTCAACGCCTTCGCGCCCACGGCCGAGCCCCGCCGCCCGCTGGTGGGGCCCGCGCCCGCGGGGCCCCGGGTCACCTTCCCCGCCGGCTTCGAGTACGCGCGCATCTCCGTGGAGGACGCGGACGGCCAGCGGCTGGTGGACGTGCGGCGCTCGAAGGAGCAGTGGACGCAGATTTTGCTGCCGCTGCGCGACGTGTACTGGGTGCGCACGCCGGACGCGGAGGCGCGCGTCACGCTGGCGCAGCTGTCCTCGGGCACGCCGGAGCTGCGCCCGCGCGAGCTTCAAGAAAGAGGTCCCGCGGAGGAGGCGCTCCGCCGGGGCCTGTTCGCCGTTCCGTTGGACCGGTCGTTCTACGACGAGTACGTCGCCGCCGTGGGGCTGGTGCCGGTGGACTTCACGAACCCCTTCCAGCCGTCCGTCATCGGAGGGGCGCGCTCCCCGCTGGCCGTGGCCGCGCCGTCCGACTGGACGTCGCGGTTGGAGCTGGGCCTGGGCGCGGGGCGCTCGCCGTTGGGGCTGGCGAGGTTCTCCGCCGGGCCCAGCCTGTCGTGGCGCACGCCGTCCTCCATGGACCTGCTCTACTACGGCGCGCGCGGGGCGTACGGCGTGACGCCGCTCGCGGCCCGGGACGGCATCCGGCTGCACCGCTTCACGGTGGAGGGGCTGGTGGGGCTGGAGCGTCCCGCGAACACGCCGCTGTTCGCGGAGGTGGGGCTGGGCTGGGGGCTTCTGGGCCTCACCGCGCCGGGCTTCCGGCAGGCGGACCCCGCGATGCTCACCGGCCACGTGGCCGCGGGCGTGACGGGGCGGTTCGCGGGCATGCCGCTGCGGCTTTCGGCCCAGGTGGGCCTGGATCGCGTCACCGCCAATGGCCAGACCGTCATGGACGGGCAGTACGGCCTGGAGATTTCCCTGAGGCGTTAG
- a CDS encoding DUF2381 family protein, whose translation MMSLPTSVIPLVLTVLLGTTAVAQSHTPEVRERKARQLTLRAEEPPVLHPLHVAAHEVTTVTFDAPIVPESVDRRVLAPFFSRVAVHEDVLVLKASMDVPAGKEPVLTVRFAGTGAPAQVGFVLTTVAAEVDSQVEVFRQGRTAQELGKELADLRARCVATEAGLATLRAQCALRGLGGAVLMGDVTPGGVAVAYLRDPSVSPGMLAKRPHVLYRTESTRALSTLLINTVGSAPWIPGFARMTPRGSNAPPAREFPLLMQVNQLAPGEQATVVVEWRALPDLPAGTHFTLELLDSKGERGVRWEEVAP comes from the coding sequence ATGATGTCGCTGCCCACTTCGGTCATTCCCCTGGTGCTGACGGTCCTGTTGGGCACCACGGCGGTGGCGCAGTCCCACACTCCGGAAGTCCGGGAGCGCAAGGCCCGGCAGCTCACGCTGCGCGCGGAGGAGCCGCCGGTGCTGCATCCGCTGCATGTCGCGGCGCATGAAGTCACCACCGTCACCTTCGATGCGCCCATCGTTCCGGAGTCCGTGGACCGGAGGGTGCTCGCGCCCTTCTTTTCCCGCGTGGCGGTGCATGAGGACGTGCTTGTCCTCAAGGCGTCCATGGATGTCCCCGCGGGCAAGGAGCCCGTGCTCACCGTGCGCTTCGCCGGGACCGGCGCGCCGGCCCAGGTGGGCTTCGTGCTCACAACCGTGGCGGCGGAGGTGGATTCACAGGTGGAGGTGTTCCGGCAGGGACGCACCGCGCAGGAGTTGGGGAAGGAGCTCGCGGACCTGCGGGCCCGGTGCGTCGCCACCGAGGCGGGGCTGGCGACGCTGCGTGCGCAGTGCGCACTGCGTGGACTGGGCGGCGCGGTGTTGATGGGGGATGTCACCCCTGGCGGCGTCGCGGTGGCTTACCTCCGGGATCCGTCCGTGAGCCCGGGGATGCTCGCCAAACGCCCTCATGTGCTCTACCGCACGGAAAGCACCCGTGCCCTGTCGACGTTGCTGATCAACACCGTGGGGAGCGCCCCCTGGATACCGGGGTTCGCGCGGATGACACCACGCGGGTCCAATGCACCGCCGGCCCGTGAGTTCCCCCTGCTCATGCAGGTGAATCAGCTGGCGCCTGGGGAGCAGGCCACCGTGGTGGTGGAATGGCGCGCGCTTCCGGACCTGCCTGCTGGCACGCACTTCACCTTGGAGTTGCTGGACTCGAAGGGTGAACGCGGCGTCCGCTGGGAAGAGGTGGCGCCATGA
- a CDS encoding serine/threonine protein kinase, translating to MVDALPPGTLIGPWRVLRRVASGGYGTVYVVQANHRPRGRRYALKLARQPDSPWFSREAEVLSRLRHLGVPRLREDGAWRSGSGNYPFLVMEHVEGESLYEWARARNPTAHEVSALFIQAAEVLAFAHRHGVLHRDVKGDNLRVQPGGRLTLLDWGAGWHPEAKPLTGTGQLPPGTAHYLSPQLHRWRMAAPSQECPRYGEADELYALGVTFHRLMTDSYPALLLEGEGPGHAWPNPRVPEALASLVTRLLAFAPEARPPSASALASELHQVLAHTDTTWDLPLFDWATPPSDSSCTTQEAPGMVGPVAPGQEVPLQHARLQRLDRIQRLREARELRRRSPRHVAWAEAKAILAASTVRRQRTWRTLWRQGAVGFACVLFMVWVGWSLGLFSRSDIDAPVRPSPPSVARAPGPDQAAASGAAPPSPAPLPPEKDLMSIPLKQDPPVRGRSLPRGCTLAVGAATTLIACAGAQVVPKPQRCPTEALEAMKALKLRRDAKAAITVDIRYPDRLDAMLMLSVHDGDIVSVLEEKHGGLPKGTLLYGRLWTGGERVMGRYTRAETPDGHTYPVCLVLGNDDGFWPLETGSKPGAALLPRTAGYTVVDAFP from the coding sequence ATGGTGGATGCGCTTCCACCGGGGACGCTTATCGGTCCCTGGCGCGTCCTCCGTCGGGTGGCATCAGGCGGGTACGGCACGGTCTACGTCGTTCAGGCGAACCACCGGCCTCGCGGCAGGCGATACGCCCTGAAGCTGGCGCGACAGCCCGACAGCCCCTGGTTCTCACGCGAAGCGGAGGTGCTGTCCCGCCTGCGGCATTTGGGAGTGCCTCGCCTCAGGGAGGACGGGGCATGGCGGTCAGGGTCCGGAAACTACCCTTTCCTGGTGATGGAGCACGTAGAGGGTGAGTCGCTCTATGAATGGGCCCGCGCTCGCAACCCCACGGCCCACGAGGTGAGCGCATTGTTCATCCAGGCCGCGGAGGTCCTGGCCTTCGCGCACCGGCACGGTGTCCTGCACCGCGACGTCAAAGGCGACAACCTCCGCGTCCAGCCCGGTGGACGGCTCACCCTTCTGGACTGGGGAGCGGGCTGGCATCCCGAAGCGAAGCCCCTGACCGGAACGGGCCAGCTTCCGCCTGGCACGGCTCACTACTTGAGTCCCCAGCTCCACCGCTGGCGGATGGCGGCTCCGTCACAGGAGTGTCCTCGCTATGGCGAGGCGGATGAGCTGTACGCCCTGGGCGTCACCTTCCATCGATTGATGACCGACAGCTATCCGGCGCTCCTGCTGGAAGGTGAAGGGCCTGGACACGCATGGCCCAACCCCCGGGTGCCGGAGGCGCTGGCCTCACTCGTCACCCGCCTGCTCGCGTTCGCGCCCGAAGCACGGCCTCCGAGCGCCTCCGCTCTGGCCTCCGAACTGCACCAGGTCCTGGCCCATACGGATACCACCTGGGACCTGCCCCTGTTCGACTGGGCCACACCTCCCTCGGATTCCTCATGTACGACGCAGGAGGCGCCCGGGATGGTGGGGCCGGTGGCACCGGGTCAGGAGGTGCCGCTCCAGCACGCACGCCTTCAGCGTCTGGACCGGATTCAACGCCTCCGCGAAGCACGCGAGCTGCGGCGCCGGTCTCCGCGTCATGTCGCTTGGGCGGAAGCCAAGGCCATCCTGGCCGCGAGCACGGTGCGCCGCCAACGGACGTGGCGGACCCTGTGGCGTCAGGGTGCCGTGGGATTCGCATGCGTGCTGTTCATGGTCTGGGTGGGCTGGAGCCTGGGACTCTTTTCAAGGTCCGACATCGATGCGCCAGTTCGCCCTTCCCCGCCTTCCGTGGCGCGGGCGCCTGGGCCCGACCAAGCTGCCGCGTCCGGAGCGGCCCCTCCTTCCCCTGCGCCGCTCCCGCCGGAGAAGGACCTCATGAGCATTCCCTTGAAGCAGGACCCACCTGTCCGCGGACGTTCACTGCCACGCGGCTGCACGTTGGCTGTCGGTGCGGCGACAACCCTCATTGCCTGCGCGGGTGCACAGGTGGTGCCCAAACCCCAGCGATGCCCCACGGAGGCGCTGGAGGCGATGAAAGCGCTGAAGCTGCGGCGGGATGCGAAGGCAGCCATCACGGTCGACATCCGTTATCCCGACCGCCTGGATGCCATGCTCATGCTCTCCGTGCATGACGGCGACATCGTCAGCGTCCTGGAGGAGAAGCACGGCGGGCTTCCGAAGGGGACCCTGCTCTACGGACGACTGTGGACAGGGGGAGAACGGGTCATGGGCCGCTACACGCGAGCGGAGACGCCGGATGGCCACACCTACCCGGTCTGCCTCGTCCTGGGGAACGACGATGGCTTCTGGCCACTGGAGACGGGCTCCAAGCCCGGCGCCGCGCTCCTTCCTCGGACCGCGGGCTACACGGTGGTGGACGCGTTCCCATAG
- a CDS encoding outer membrane beta-barrel protein, which yields MTARHIIASLALTTCLGALPAAAQEPSNSGLALGVRGAFGIPVGDSGTDLSLKDTFGSTLAPQVDVSYFFNRRLSLGAYFQYGFGSGPGDVCSDGADCKSKVLRFGIDLDYHFRPDGFVSPWVGVGVGYEIGSLEAGEGAGNSWFKLEGYDLGHAHFGVDLQLTRSIAVGPYISASVGQYNKGAIRLGNAAEVSNDLSDDEKQIHVWIQPGVRVQFRL from the coding sequence ATGACTGCTCGACACATCATCGCATCGCTGGCGCTGACCACCTGCCTGGGAGCGTTGCCGGCGGCGGCGCAGGAACCCTCGAACTCCGGGCTCGCGCTGGGCGTGCGCGGCGCCTTTGGCATTCCGGTGGGCGACTCCGGCACGGACCTCTCGCTGAAGGACACGTTCGGCAGCACCCTGGCGCCGCAGGTGGACGTCTCCTACTTCTTCAACCGGCGGCTCTCGCTGGGCGCCTACTTCCAGTACGGCTTCGGCTCCGGTCCCGGTGACGTGTGCTCGGACGGCGCGGACTGCAAGAGCAAGGTCCTGCGCTTCGGCATCGACCTGGACTACCACTTCCGGCCGGACGGCTTCGTCTCGCCGTGGGTGGGCGTGGGCGTGGGCTATGAGATCGGCTCGCTGGAAGCGGGCGAAGGGGCGGGGAACTCCTGGTTCAAGCTCGAGGGTTATGACCTGGGCCACGCCCACTTCGGCGTGGACCTCCAGCTCACCCGCTCCATCGCGGTGGGGCCCTACATCTCCGCGTCCGTGGGGCAGTACAACAAGGGCGCCATCCGCTTGGGCAACGCGGCCGAAGTCAGCAACGACCTCTCCGACGACGAGAAGCAGATCCACGTCTGGATCCAGCCGGGCGTGCGCGTGCAGTTCCGGCTGTAA
- a CDS encoding head protein, protein MMHFFDKLEVLGRHYAESTSEKEKQAFLFAMDAIYFIMGTGQDTEFEAYVRSQESSAPPLVIARFMTRQEAEAAMNARKPPIDSARVLIGDDYYSAMFVPATGRTHLVFMPPILEHYLQEMADQQRQPSGLSFATKQEAEAWMNQQPTPPQQVVIDIAGAPYLAAYHHRIDYRVLYPLPAPTPPSQET, encoded by the coding sequence ATGATGCACTTCTTCGACAAGCTGGAGGTGCTGGGACGGCACTACGCGGAGAGCACCTCCGAGAAGGAGAAGCAGGCCTTCCTCTTCGCGATGGATGCCATCTACTTCATCATGGGCACCGGGCAGGACACCGAGTTTGAAGCATATGTTCGAAGCCAGGAGTCCTCCGCGCCTCCGTTGGTCATCGCCCGGTTCATGACCCGACAGGAGGCGGAAGCCGCCATGAACGCGCGCAAGCCCCCAATCGATTCGGCACGCGTGCTGATTGGAGACGACTACTACTCCGCCATGTTCGTTCCAGCCACGGGGCGAACGCATCTGGTCTTCATGCCCCCCATCCTGGAGCATTACCTCCAGGAAATGGCGGACCAGCAGCGCCAGCCTTCGGGCCTGTCCTTCGCCACGAAGCAGGAGGCGGAGGCGTGGATGAACCAGCAGCCCACGCCGCCCCAGCAGGTGGTCATCGACATCGCGGGGGCGCCGTATCTGGCCGCCTACCACCACCGCATCGACTACCGCGTCCTCTATCCCCTGCCCGCCCCCACGCCTCCGTCGCAGGAGACGTGA
- a CDS encoding RNA polymerase sigma factor, which produces MLPGTERSVLEAFRRGDTAVLTQVYRTYSPEVLRYLSRRFSVHSETGTRSVALTPLDLDAAHQETFVRAFRPHMRQAYDGVRPYLGFLLTVARSTAIDLMRASGRVAREAIPLDDAPELTHAPTENKSPEEEALGAEVRSIVRRFLEALPAEGRALAQLRFMDGLSQESAADQLQLTRGEVRVRERRLRLQFTEHLKDSGWLDSDVVPGRLQLGVLLATLALLCAIPFGSLP; this is translated from the coding sequence GTGCTGCCTGGAACCGAGCGGTCAGTCTTGGAGGCCTTCCGCCGGGGTGACACCGCCGTGCTCACCCAGGTCTACCGAACCTATTCGCCGGAAGTGCTGCGCTACCTGTCCCGGCGCTTCTCCGTCCATTCAGAGACCGGCACCCGCTCCGTCGCGCTCACGCCCCTGGACCTGGACGCCGCCCACCAGGAGACCTTCGTGCGGGCCTTCCGCCCCCACATGCGCCAGGCCTACGACGGCGTGCGCCCCTACCTGGGCTTCCTGCTCACCGTCGCCCGCTCCACCGCCATCGACCTGATGCGCGCCTCCGGCCGCGTGGCCCGGGAGGCCATCCCCCTGGATGACGCGCCGGAGCTCACCCACGCCCCCACCGAGAACAAGAGCCCGGAAGAAGAGGCCCTGGGCGCGGAGGTCCGCTCCATCGTGCGCCGCTTCCTGGAGGCCCTGCCCGCCGAAGGGCGCGCCCTGGCCCAGCTGCGCTTCATGGACGGCCTGTCCCAGGAGTCCGCCGCCGACCAGCTCCAGCTCACCCGCGGCGAGGTGCGGGTGCGCGAGCGCCGCCTGCGGTTGCAGTTCACCGAACACCTGAAGGACTCGGGCTGGCTGGACAGCGATGTCGTGCCGGGACGCCTGCAATTGGGCGTCCTGCTCGCCACCCTGGCCCTGCTGTGCGCCATCCCATTCGGGAGCCTCCCATGA
- a CDS encoding head protein, with product MTKPFDLMDVLGRVLLDDAPKTPGSEEAIRTAAAALQFLDATGQVADFEDYVRNLEAYAPPLAIARFDTRQDADAWLMAQKRPPLFASILVADEYFSVFFNPTSGWRGLGRQPRLEFYLQEMADQRRQPSGLSFATKQEAEAWMNQQPTPPQQVVIDIAGAPYLAAYHHRIDYRVLYPLPAPTPPSQET from the coding sequence ATGACCAAGCCCTTCGACCTGATGGATGTGCTCGGGCGGGTCCTACTCGACGATGCTCCGAAAACTCCTGGAAGCGAGGAGGCCATCCGCACCGCGGCGGCTGCCCTCCAGTTCCTCGACGCGACAGGGCAGGTCGCCGATTTCGAGGACTACGTCCGGAACCTCGAAGCCTACGCGCCGCCTCTTGCCATTGCCCGGTTCGACACCCGGCAGGATGCCGATGCCTGGCTGATGGCCCAGAAACGTCCGCCGCTGTTTGCCTCCATCCTGGTGGCGGATGAGTACTTCTCCGTCTTCTTCAATCCCACGAGCGGGTGGAGGGGACTGGGTCGTCAGCCTCGCCTTGAATTCTATCTCCAGGAAATGGCGGACCAGCGGCGCCAGCCTTCGGGCCTGTCCTTCGCCACGAAGCAGGAGGCGGAGGCGTGGATGAACCAGCAGCCCACGCCGCCCCAGCAGGTGGTCATCGACATCGCGGGGGCGCCGTATCTGGCCGCCTACCACCACCGCATCGACTACCGCGTCCTCTATCCCCTGCCCGCCCCCACGCCTCCATCGCAGGAGACGTGA
- a CDS encoding lamin tail domain-containing protein, translating to MSSRSFRALSSLVVFTSLFALVACGSNEPGPSEGPVLPQVTLQAATVGAAYEKVLTATGGTPPLTYSVDQVPPGFSFYGDSGRLVGPATTAGEWAMTVVVRDAKGAQHTRGYALRVWPAPVITTTPSRLPNAPEGSPYTFTFTATGGAPPLTWTQVGGAIPDGLEVTEDGVLTGTPFGPALYEFTLRVEDANGAHAEAVIQVPVPTSGGELPDGGPVTDGGTKPDGGTKPDGGTDGGTQPTTVPLKVGNWNIEWFGSTAEGPTDEALQLSNATAVIADAGPDVLGVAEIVDVNAFNSLKANLNGYSGLLASGYPYGSADQKVGLLYKTSSVELVSSNVVLTECALDFAYRPPLRVDLKVLRGSSPVDLTVMVLHMKAYADSNSYARRQGAASCLKDYLDTYLPTQNVMVLGDWNDDVDASIYTPYESPYLNLVNDAARYKFLTQPLSESGQRSTVSNSQFIDHQLVTNELAAYHVANSTKVLKPSIVSYKDTTSDHYPIFSEFNFGSAAQSASVRVTAPNGGETLNAGQTFNITWTSSNVSQVNITYTLDGTVWRAVASNVTASTGRYAWTVPSESSTAVKVRVADASRADVADASDGVFTLTRPTQQVFINEYLPQPNPPASGGTTPDYDQQFVEIYNAGPGSVDLSGWKIHDAKSYSGVDPARHTFVSGTVLPAGKAYVVYSGATALPNGAQYATYSNGGSGLRFDRGVNQQGAGDIVYLVRADGTVQDSHSYQSSAINVYPGYSFNRTPDLSATGTWGLGYDLYYFTATPGRKANNTAF from the coding sequence ATGTCGTCCCGGTCCTTCCGAGCGCTGTCATCGCTCGTCGTGTTCACGTCCCTGTTCGCGCTGGTGGCCTGCGGCTCCAATGAACCGGGCCCCTCCGAGGGGCCGGTGTTGCCCCAGGTGACGCTGCAGGCGGCCACGGTGGGCGCGGCCTACGAGAAGGTGCTGACGGCGACGGGCGGCACGCCGCCGCTCACGTATTCGGTGGACCAGGTGCCGCCGGGCTTCTCCTTCTATGGAGACAGCGGGCGGCTGGTGGGGCCCGCGACGACGGCCGGCGAGTGGGCGATGACGGTGGTGGTGCGCGACGCGAAGGGCGCCCAGCACACGCGGGGCTATGCGTTGCGCGTGTGGCCCGCGCCGGTCATCACCACGACGCCGTCGCGGCTGCCGAACGCGCCCGAGGGCAGCCCCTACACCTTCACCTTCACCGCCACGGGCGGGGCGCCGCCGCTGACCTGGACCCAGGTGGGCGGGGCGATTCCGGACGGCCTGGAGGTGACGGAGGACGGGGTGCTGACGGGCACGCCGTTTGGCCCGGCGCTGTATGAGTTCACGCTGCGGGTGGAGGACGCCAACGGCGCCCACGCGGAGGCGGTCATCCAGGTGCCCGTGCCCACGTCGGGCGGGGAGCTGCCCGACGGCGGCCCGGTGACGGACGGCGGGACGAAGCCGGACGGCGGGACGAAGCCGGATGGCGGCACGGATGGCGGGACGCAGCCGACGACGGTGCCGCTGAAGGTGGGCAACTGGAACATCGAATGGTTCGGCTCCACGGCCGAGGGCCCCACGGACGAGGCGCTGCAGCTGTCCAACGCGACGGCGGTCATCGCGGACGCGGGGCCGGACGTGCTGGGCGTGGCGGAGATCGTCGACGTGAACGCGTTCAACTCGCTGAAGGCGAATCTCAATGGCTACAGCGGGCTGCTCGCCAGCGGTTACCCCTACGGCTCCGCGGACCAGAAGGTGGGGCTGCTCTACAAGACGAGTTCGGTGGAGCTGGTGAGCTCCAACGTCGTGCTGACGGAGTGCGCGCTGGACTTCGCGTACCGGCCGCCGTTGCGCGTGGACCTGAAGGTGCTCCGGGGCTCCTCACCGGTGGACCTGACGGTGATGGTGCTGCACATGAAGGCATACGCGGACTCGAATTCGTACGCGCGGCGCCAGGGCGCGGCGTCGTGCCTCAAGGACTACCTGGACACCTACCTGCCGACGCAGAACGTGATGGTGCTGGGCGACTGGAACGACGACGTGGACGCGTCCATCTACACGCCCTACGAGTCGCCGTACCTGAACCTGGTGAACGACGCCGCGCGCTACAAGTTCCTCACCCAGCCGCTGTCGGAGTCCGGGCAGCGCTCGACGGTGAGCAACAGCCAGTTCATCGACCATCAGTTGGTGACGAACGAGCTGGCGGCGTACCACGTGGCGAACTCCACGAAGGTGCTCAAGCCGAGCATCGTCAGCTACAAGGACACCACGTCGGACCACTACCCCATCTTCAGCGAGTTCAACTTCGGCTCGGCGGCGCAGTCCGCCAGCGTGAGGGTCACGGCGCCCAACGGCGGTGAGACGCTGAACGCGGGCCAGACGTTCAACATCACCTGGACGTCCAGCAACGTGTCGCAGGTGAACATCACGTACACGCTGGACGGGACGGTGTGGCGCGCGGTGGCGTCGAACGTGACGGCGTCCACCGGCCGCTACGCGTGGACGGTGCCGAGCGAGTCCTCCACGGCCGTGAAGGTGCGCGTGGCGGACGCGTCGCGCGCGGACGTGGCGGACGCGAGCGACGGGGTGTTCACGCTGACGCGGCCGACGCAGCAGGTGTTCATCAACGAGTACTTGCCGCAGCCCAACCCGCCGGCCTCGGGTGGGACGACTCCGGACTACGACCAGCAGTTCGTGGAGATCTACAACGCGGGTCCGGGGTCGGTGGATCTGAGCGGCTGGAAGATCCACGACGCGAAGTCGTACTCGGGCGTGGACCCGGCGCGGCACACGTTCGTGTCGGGCACGGTGCTGCCGGCGGGCAAGGCGTACGTGGTGTACTCGGGGGCGACCGCGCTGCCGAACGGGGCGCAGTACGCGACGTACTCCAACGGCGGCTCGGGGCTGCGGTTCGACCGGGGCGTGAACCAGCAGGGCGCGGGCGACATCGTGTACCTGGTGCGCGCGGACGGGACGGTGCAGGACAGCCACTCGTACCAGTCCTCCGCCATCAACGTGTACCCGGGCTATTCGTTCAACCGGACCCCGGACCTGAGCGCCACGGGGACCTGGGGCCTGGGGTACGACCTGTACTATTTCACCGCGACCCCGGGCCGGAAGGCGAACAACACCGCGTTCTGA